The genomic stretch CCAAAGGAAAATCCAAATGGTTTCTGTGGATTTGAAATAGTTTCATTTGCCTACTTTTCTTCCAGTTATGGAACTCGACGAGCGCTTGCAAAAACATTTGCTGAAAACACCCGACCTGGGAAAGGCCGCTTTCGTTGCGCCCAATGCGGCCATTATGGGCGACGTCGTTCTCGGTCCGGATGCCAGCGTCTGGTACGGCTGCGTCCTGCGCGGAGACATCCAATCCATCCGCATTGGCGAGGGAACGAACATACAGGACGGAAGCGTTGTGCATCTGGCCGATGACGCGGGCGTGGCCGTGGGCGAGTACACGACCATCGGGCACATGGCCATGATTCATGCATGCAACGTCGGCAACGAATGCCTTATTGGGATGAGCGCCACCATTCTGGATTATGCGGAAATCGGCGATCAATGCATCATCGGGGCGGGAGCGCTCGTCACGAAGGGGAGCAAAATTCCTTCAGGCTCGATGGTTATGGGCATGCCGGCCAAAGTCGTCCGCCCACTCACAGAGGAGGAACGGAAGGGGCTGCGCTATTGGGCGGAAAAATACGTTGAAGTGGCGAAGGGTCATGCGAAGTTTCAACAACGGAAGCCGGCCTGAATATCCCGCGCATGTGCATCCGCGAAAAGTGCGGTTAATTTGACTGTGAGTGCGCTGAACGAAATTCAACAAGCCTCAAAGGAGCAGTTCGACCGCCAAAGCGCGAACTACGGCAGCTCCCACATTCTGAGCAATACGGAAGACCTCCGTTCGACGCTGCAGTTTCTCAAGCCGTTGCGCGGGCAGACCCTCCTGGACGTGGCCTGCGGCGCGGGCCACACGGGACTGTATTTTGCGCGCCTGGGCCTGGAGGTCACGCTGACCGATATCTCTACAAGTATGTTGGAAAAGGCCTCCCAGGCCGCTGCGGCCGAAGGCATTGCAGTAACCGT from Candidatus Methylacidiphilales bacterium encodes the following:
- a CDS encoding gamma carbonic anhydrase family protein gives rise to the protein MELDERLQKHLLKTPDLGKAAFVAPNAAIMGDVVLGPDASVWYGCVLRGDIQSIRIGEGTNIQDGSVVHLADDAGVAVGEYTTIGHMAMIHACNVGNECLIGMSATILDYAEIGDQCIIGAGALVTKGSKIPSGSMVMGMPAKVVRPLTEEERKGLRYWAEKYVEVAKGHAKFQQRKPA